CTCCCTCCGCTTCGCTCCGGTCGCCGCGTCCCTCGCGCGTGCTGCTCGCGGCCAAGGGCCGCTCGCAGGCACGCGCCACCGCATCGGAGCCGCGCTTACGGTCCGCCACGACGCCGCCGGGACCCAAACCGTTTCCCGCGACGGTAGCTGAGTCGGGATATGGACCTCTCTGTCGTCGACCTCTCGCCGGTCCCCCGGGGCGGCACCGCGGCGGACGCGTTCGAGAACACGGTCGACGCCGCGCGCCACGCCGAGCGACTGGGGTACGAGCGGTTCTGGGTCGCCGAACACCACGGGATGGGCGACCGCCTCGCGGGCACCACGCCCGAGGTGCTGCTCGGGCGCCTCGCCGGCGCGACCGACTCGATCAGGATCGGCTCCGGGGCCGTGCTCATGAACCACTACGCCCCGTTCAAGGTGGCCGAGTCGTTCGGCGTCCTCGACGGGCTGGCGCCCGACCGCGTCGACCTCGGGATGGGCCGCGCCAACGGCTCGCCCGCGTCCGACCGCGCGCTCGGCACCGACCGGCGCGTCGAGAACCCGAACGAGGACCACCGCGAGCGGATCACCGCGGTCGTGAACCACCTCCGCGACGACTACCCGCCGGACCACCCGTACGGCGACCTGTCGGTTCCCGGGTCCGACTCGGGACCGGCCGTCCCGTGGGTCCTCGGATCGAGTCCGTCGAGCGGCGAGGTCGCGGGCGAGCTGGGGCTCCGCTACTGCTTCGCCGGCTTCATCCGGCCGGGATTCGCCGAGCGCGCGTTCGCGGCGTACCACGAGGCGTTCGACCCCAAGGGCGGACTCGGGGGGCTCGACGAGCCGCGGGGGATGGTCGCGGTCAACGCGGTCGCGGCCGAGACGGACGAGGCCGCGGCCCGACGACGCGCGCCCGCGGAGGCGACGTTTCGGCGGATGCAGCGCGGCGAACTGGGCGACGAGACGCCCACGGTTGAGGAGGCGGTCGACGAGCTCGGCGGGGCGCCCGACCCGACGCCCGCGACGCTGGACGACGACGAGTGGCCGCGGGCGATCTCCGGGAGCCCGGAGACGATTTCCGGGCTGTTGGAGCAGTTGGCCGACCGCGCCGGCGTCGACGAGATGATGATCCAGCACACCGTGCCGGACCACGACGACGCCTTGGAGTCGCACGCGCTGCTGGCCGAGGCGATGGATCTGGAGCCGCGGGCGTAATGTGCTGATTCGGGGGTCCCTCGGTCCTCTGAGCGCGCTTTATAAGCAGATGAATCGTGTCGACGGCGGACGGTCCACGAGACCCAGCCGTTCGCTTATGAATTTACCACCCTGCTTCCAGTCGGCACAGGCCTACGGACGCTGACGGCCTCCCGCGAGTCGAGCGCCCGGGCTCCCGACCGGGGGCTCGCTCGATCAATCGCCGATACTCCCCTCCACGGGAGCGACGTTCGTGACGTCGAGACTGCCTGAGAGTTCCGCGTTGGGGTACGGGATGTCGATGCCCTCGGCGTCGAAGCGGCGCTTGACCGCTTCGGCGAACTGCGAACGCACCGCAGAGTAGCTGTTTTCCGCCGGGTCGATCCAGACGCGTCCCGAGAGGACGACCGCCGAGTCGCCCAGTTCGGCGAGGGGTGCCGTCGGTTTCGGGACGTCAAGGACTCCGTCAATGCGGGCGCCCTCCTCAACAATGGCGTTCCGTGCTCTGGTGATATCTTCGTCGTATTCGACGCCGAACTCGATCGACACCCGGCGTCGGTCGTTCGCGACGTTGTTGATAACCGCCGCGTTAGCGAGGTCGCTGTTCGGCACCGTCATCAGTTGATTGTCGAGCGTGTCGAGTTTCGTCACCCGCAGGTGGATCTCGCGGACCACGCCGTCGTTCCCGTTCCACTCGATCCAATCGCCGACCGTGAACGTCTTGTCCTTGATGACGAATACGCCGGCGACGAAGTTCGCGATGAGGTCCTGTGCGGCGAAGCCGATCGCGAGCGTGAGTGCACCGCCCAAGGTCGCGAACGCGGCGAGAACGCTCCCGAATCCGGCAATCGCCGCCGCCAGCGCGGCCGCGAAGACGGTCATCACCCCGACAGTCATACTCACAGCGAACCCGACGAGCGTCTCGTCGAAGTCCCGACGTTTGAGGCTGCTCTCGACCGCTCGAGTGACGACGGACCGTCCGAGTCGGTACACAACGAGAAACACGACGACGAACAGCAGCGTCGTCACTATCGCGTTCGTGAGTCCCGGAATATACCGCTGTAGGCCGATTGAGACCGCTTGTTGTATCAGTGCCATCGCTACGTTCCGATCGCATCGATCGCACTCTGTTATTTGCCCGTTGACCGGCCGCTTTTGTGGGCTTACGCGGGGATCGGCGCAGATCAAACCGACTCGTGACCAGTGCGCGATGATTCTGTAGCATCGTAGTCAGAAAGCGTGTGTTACTGTACGTTATTTCCATGTTATTCAGTCGAAAACTGGCGTCCCTCGTGGTGACGCCACATAGGTTACCTCGGGTTCAGCCAACCTGTTCAATTCAGAGCACTTACCGAAGTAATATTACTTCTAGCGAGGTGTGAACTGAAATGAACGATATCTAGTATTTTTTATGTGAACTGTCGTATAATGTCACGTGAGCTCAACTAACTCTGCCGGAGCCGAATCGAGCCGCACCGGGAGCCGCACCGCTGCGGTGGCCGGAACGATCCTCGCAGTGCTCGGGGTCCTCGCGATGATATTTCCGTTTGTCACGGGGCTTTCGCTGTCCGTCTTAGTCGGCGGACTCCTGGTCGCCGGCGCGATCGTGCACGTTCTGCACGCCTTCTCCGCGGGAGCGTTCAGAGATAAGCTCGGTCAAGTGATACTAGGCGGCCTCTACGGCGTCGCCGGAATCGTGTTCATCACGAACCCTGTTTTCGGGCTTTTGACATTAACCCTCCTAGCCGTCGGGTTCTTCGTCGTCGACGGCATCGTCGAGGTGGCGTGGGGGATCCGAAGTCGCGGACAGCCGGGAGCCGTGTGGGTGCTCGCAAGCGGGAGCGTTTCGTTCCTGCTCGGCGGTCTCCTCTGGCTCGGGTTCCCGAGCGACGCGGTCTGGGCCATCGGCGTTCTGTTCGGGATCAATCTGTTTGTGACCGGCGTCTCGGTGATCATCCTCGGACGGGGGAGCCGTAACTCGATCCCACAGCACACCGCCCAACGGAGTCAAGGATGACGTCGTCGCTCAGCGCGGTCCACACCGATCCTCTCGAGGAGCACTTCCGACCATGAGTCAACAGCTACCCGAAGAGTGGTTCCTCAGGGACACACGAATCAACGCGGCCATCGCGTGGGTGATCGTCGGCGCGCTCGTTATTGTCGCGATAAGCGCGTTTCTGGAGCTCCTGTTCACTCGGATGGCGCTCGCTGTCGTGGCGGCGTTCGTCGCCGTCACCCCGGCGCTCGTCGAGAGAACGTGGACACGAACGGTTCCGTGGCCGCTCCTACTGATCAGTGCGATTCCCCTCTCGATAGGAGCGCTCGGGGTCAGTTTCTTCGTCGATGTCGTCGCCGGCCTCAGTATCGCCGCGTTGGGGATGCTCGTGGTCGTCGCGTTCCAATCGACGGGGTCGGTGCGGATGACGCCGAACTTCGCCGTGTTCTTCGTCGTGTTCGCCACGCTGGCGACTGCGGGCCTCTGGGCAATTCTGGCGGCGGGTTCGGCCTACTACTTCGACACGGCCTTCATCGAGACCAACGACGAGCTGATGATGATCTTCAACGCCGCGGCACTGGCGGCGTTCGTCGCCGGCGGCGTCTTTCGGCTGTACTTCCAGCGGCAGCTCAAAGCCAACCTCGACCACGCCGGCGTAGAGGGGGTGAGCGCGCGATGAGCATTCGGACCCGCATACGCGTCTCTCACGGCACGCAAGTGGGGATCGTCAGGATCCTCCAGGTTTCGCTGGTCGCTATCCTCGGGTTCGGATTGTACACCGGCAACGTCGTGATCGCGTTCGACGCCGCAATCGGGCTCTTCGTCACGCAATTGCCGGCGCTCTTGCAGCGTCGATACCAGATCGTTATGGACGTGTGGCTCGTCATCTGGATCACGATGGCGGTGTTCCTGCACGCGCTCGGAACGGTGCCGCTCCCCGGACTCGACTTCGAGACGCTGTACGGTGCGACGTGGTGGTGGGACCACCTGACTCACGCGCTGTCGTCGTCGATCGTCGTCGCGTCGGGCTACGCGGCGACGCGAGCCCTGCAAGAACACACCGAGTACATCCAGCTGGGCCCGAAGTTCATGTTCGCGTACCTGCTGATCTTCGTGTTGGCCTTCGGAGTGCTCTGGGAGCTCCTCGAGTTCTACATCGCCGTGGGCGCGGACCTGTTCGGCATCCCTCAGGTGCTCACGCAGTACGGGCTCGACGACACCGTGCTGGACCTCATGTACAACAGCATCGGTGGCATCCTTGTCGCCGTCTTCGGGACGACGTACCTGACCGGCATCTCCGATCAGTTGGGAGACCGGCTCGAGTCGAGGTCGGCGAACCGCTGACGCTCGTGGTCGGGCAGGGCCCCAAATATGGTTTCGGCCTCTCTGTATTTTCGTCTGGTCAGCCAGCCGCCCCCAACGCGATCGCGCGTCGACCGTCCTGCCGTTTTTAACGAGCAAGATGGCCGAACCGGTCAGGGCCGACCTGAGTCGCGCGGGATGAACGCCGACGCCGCGAGCGTGAGCAGCGCGAGGAGGACGAGGAGCAGCAGCGTCCCCCGGTGTGCACCGATCATTGCGGCCTCGAAGATGCCGTCGAGCAGGTCCCGCTGGGCGGGGGGCAGCCCGGCCACGAACGCTTGTTGGGTCGACGCGGTCGCCGTTTCGGCGGCCTGTTGTAGTGCGCGGGCGAGGTCGTCGCGCTGTGCCGCCGACACGGTGACGTCGCCCGCACGGAGCACGCCGTCTATCACCCCCCGGTAGAACTGCCCGAGGAGGAAGGCCCCCACGACGGCCGTCCCCAACGCATAGCCGAGCATCCCGACGGCGTTCATCACGCCGGACGCCTCCGAGGAATCCGTCTGGGGAACGGCCGATAACGTCGTGTTGACAAGCTGCGGCATGAGCAATCCGACGCCGACGCCGACGACCGCCATCGGCACCGCCATGCTCATCGCGGTCTGATCCGGGGCCGTCCGCTCGAACAGCAGGAGGAGCCCGAGACCCATGAGCGCGACGCCAACCTGAATGAGCGTCTTCGGCGAGACGTAGTCGCGCCAGCCGGTCGTGAACGTCGACACGAGCAGCGTCCCAACCGAGAACGGGAGCATCGCGACCCCGGCCCCGAACGCGGTGTACCCGAGCCCCGACTGGAGGTACACCGGGACGACGAAGATGAACCCGGCCATGACGAGCGACCGGGCGCCGAACGTGAGCGAGCCCGCGGTGAACGCGCGGTTCCGCAGTATCCGTATCGGGACGAGCGGTGAGCCGCCGACTCGTTCCAGCCGGAGTTCGTATTGGGCGAACACGGCGAACGCGAGTAGCCCCGCCCCAATCAACCAGACCGCCGGCGACGTGCCGAAGGGGGTGAACTGGACACCGAAGACGACGAACGGCCGCGTCGCGACCAGCCACCCGAACTTGCCGGCCAAGAGGAAGCCGACGACGAGCGACGTCGCGCCGACCACCGACAGAGCGGTCCCGCCCAGATCGAGGGAGCCGCGCTCCTGTCCCAGCGGAGCCGCGCTCACGTAGCGAACGAACACGAGCGCGACGGCGACGACGACCGCCTCGAGGGCGAAGCCCCATCGCCAGCTGGCGAAGGTCGTGAGTGCGCCGCCGAGTATCGGTCCGATCGCAGCGCCCGTCGCGTTCACGCCCGCGAGCAGCCCGAGCGCCTTCGCCCGGTCTTTCCCCTCGTAGGTGACCACGAGTACGGTGAACGTAAGCGGCATGAGCACGGCCGACGCGGCGCCCTCGATGACGGACCAGCCGACGTACAGCACTGCGGGACTCCAACTGACGGCCGCCAGCAGCGTCCCGGCGGCGTATACGACGAGCGTGACCTGCATCAGTCGCCGGACGCCGTAGATCGACGAGAGCTTACTGGCGGGGAGCATCAGCGCCGCCATCACGAGCGAATAGATCGCGATCGCGCCCTGAACGACAGGGACGGTGGTGTCGAGATCCGAGACGATCGCGGGGACGGCGACGTTCATCAACGTCGAATCGATGACAGCGATGAACATCGCCAAGCTCACAGCGATAGCCGGGCCCCAGTACGCCAGTGCGCTCTGATGCCGTATTGGCGAGTCGTCTTCGTCCCGTGGGTCGCTCACTTCAGAACTCATGGGGACGGTGTCGGAGCAGTTAGTCGCACGGGCTGTCGTTCCCACGTTTTCCCGTCGGAGACTTGTGCCTCGATAAATCCGACGCGAACGATGACATCGCGGTCGAACTCCGCGGTCAGCTGGTCGTCCCAGCGCTGAGCGAGGTCGGGCGGCACCGCGAGATTCCGTGGAACGCCGACGAGAACGTTCACCCGCGGTTCGTTTCCGAGGAGCAGATCGACCGGTTCGTAGTCGACGGTCACCGAGACGAGTTCGACCCCCTCAATGTCCGCCTCGTCGAACTGCTGCCGGAGTTCGCTCCGGGTCTGCTGCTCGAAGCTCTGCGTCTGAAACGTCGTCCAGGTGACCGCACCGAGGACGATCGAGAGCACCGCGATGGCGACCGCGAACACGACGACACGCGAGGCGATCGAGGCACGAACGCCCTCGAACGCGCCCGCGTCGAGCGGCTTGAACCCTGCCGCCCAGAACAGGATCAGGGCGGAGACGTTGATCGCGAGCAGGTTCACGACGATGAGCACGGCGCCCGCGATAGCGACACCCGGCAAGCCGAACGCGATACCGAGGCCGGACGTCGCGGCCGGGGGAACGAGCGCGACGGCGATGGCCACGCCAACGAGGGTCGACCCGGAGCCACGCATAATGCTGAGCGCTCCGGCGATCCCTGACCCGAGCGCGAGGAAGAGCGACAGGAAGTTCGGACTCGTCCGCTCGGCGATCTGGGGGATGGTCCGGATATCGATCCCCGGCGGGATGAGAACGGTCTGTTGGAGGAGCCAGCCCATGACCGCCGCCGACACGATGGCAGCGACGAGCCCGACGACCTGCAGTCTGATGCCGCGTCTGGTCATCACCGGATCGTCGAGAACCGTTCCGACGGAGGCGGAGACGGCGGGCCCCATCAGCGGCGCGACGACCATCGCGCCGATGATCGTCGCCGTGGAGTCGAGTAGCAGTCCCGTCGTCGCGATGACGGTGCTCAAGAGGAGGAACGCAAAGAAGGTCGAGTTCGCCGGCGCGAGGTCCTGTGCCCGTGCGTACAGCTCCTCGCGCGAGATCCGGAGACCGGGGAACCGTTCGACGAGCGCGGACAGCCGCTGTGAGACGACGGTCTCGGTCGAGAGGACGATGGTGTACGCGTCTTCCCGGACGCCGGCCTCGATCAGGTCGTCCAATACCGGTTCCACTCCGCTCGGCGGGAGGGGAAACTGGACCATCGCCTCGAAACCGCCGCGGCCGACCTCGTCGAAGACGGCGTAGTCGACACCGTGATCGTCGAGCGTGTCGAGGACGGCCGAACGGGTTCCCTGAGGGATCAGGACTTGGACGAGTCGCATGCAGTACTGGGTGTCTGGTCGTCTGAGCGTTCGAGGCAGTCCGTGCGTGCGGTCCCCGCTCGTGCCACTCGGCGTCCCCCGGCGGCGGCAGTCACGCGCCTACCCGGTGACTTTCTCGGCGGCGAACGTCGCGCGCAGGTTGTCCTCGTCGTCGGGGCTGAGGTTGGTCTCGATGATCTCGAACGCGTACTCGAAGTCCGACAGCTCCTGTTTGATACGCTCCGTTTTGCCTTCGCGGGCCAGCAGGAACAGCGCGGAGTTCCCGGGCTCGATCGCGTCCCGAGTCTCCTTGATG
The sequence above is a segment of the Halorubrum sp. 2020YC2 genome. Coding sequences within it:
- a CDS encoding LLM class flavin-dependent oxidoreductase; the protein is MDLSVVDLSPVPRGGTAADAFENTVDAARHAERLGYERFWVAEHHGMGDRLAGTTPEVLLGRLAGATDSIRIGSGAVLMNHYAPFKVAESFGVLDGLAPDRVDLGMGRANGSPASDRALGTDRRVENPNEDHRERITAVVNHLRDDYPPDHPYGDLSVPGSDSGPAVPWVLGSSPSSGEVAGELGLRYCFAGFIRPGFAERAFAAYHEAFDPKGGLGGLDEPRGMVAVNAVAAETDEAAARRRAPAEATFRRMQRGELGDETPTVEEAVDELGGAPDPTPATLDDDEWPRAISGSPETISGLLEQLADRAGVDEMMIQHTVPDHDDALESHALLAEAMDLEPRA
- a CDS encoding mechanosensitive ion channel family protein, which produces MALIQQAVSIGLQRYIPGLTNAIVTTLLFVVVFLVVYRLGRSVVTRAVESSLKRRDFDETLVGFAVSMTVGVMTVFAAALAAAIAGFGSVLAAFATLGGALTLAIGFAAQDLIANFVAGVFVIKDKTFTVGDWIEWNGNDGVVREIHLRVTKLDTLDNQLMTVPNSDLANAAVINNVANDRRRVSIEFGVEYDEDITRARNAIVEEGARIDGVLDVPKPTAPLAELGDSAVVLSGRVWIDPAENSYSAVRSQFAEAVKRRFDAEGIDIPYPNAELSGSLDVTNVAPVEGSIGD
- a CDS encoding HdeD family acid-resistance protein → MSSTNSAGAESSRTGSRTAAVAGTILAVLGVLAMIFPFVTGLSLSVLVGGLLVAGAIVHVLHAFSAGAFRDKLGQVILGGLYGVAGIVFITNPVFGLLTLTLLAVGFFVVDGIVEVAWGIRSRGQPGAVWVLASGSVSFLLGGLLWLGFPSDAVWAIGVLFGINLFVTGVSVIILGRGSRNSIPQHTAQRSQG
- a CDS encoding MFS transporter; amino-acid sequence: MFIAVIDSTLMNVAVPAIVSDLDTTVPVVQGAIAIYSLVMAALMLPASKLSSIYGVRRLMQVTLVVYAAGTLLAAVSWSPAVLYVGWSVIEGAASAVLMPLTFTVLVVTYEGKDRAKALGLLAGVNATGAAIGPILGGALTTFASWRWGFALEAVVVAVALVFVRYVSAAPLGQERGSLDLGGTALSVVGATSLVVGFLLAGKFGWLVATRPFVVFGVQFTPFGTSPAVWLIGAGLLAFAVFAQYELRLERVGGSPLVPIRILRNRAFTAGSLTFGARSLVMAGFIFVVPVYLQSGLGYTAFGAGVAMLPFSVGTLLVSTFTTGWRDYVSPKTLIQVGVALMGLGLLLLFERTAPDQTAMSMAVPMAVVGVGVGLLMPQLVNTTLSAVPQTDSSEASGVMNAVGMLGYALGTAVVGAFLLGQFYRGVIDGVLRAGDVTVSAAQRDDLARALQQAAETATASTQQAFVAGLPPAQRDLLDGIFEAAMIGAHRGTLLLLVLLALLTLAASAFIPRDSGRP
- a CDS encoding TIGR00341 family protein; this encodes MRLVQVLIPQGTRSAVLDTLDDHGVDYAVFDEVGRGGFEAMVQFPLPPSGVEPVLDDLIEAGVREDAYTIVLSTETVVSQRLSALVERFPGLRISREELYARAQDLAPANSTFFAFLLLSTVIATTGLLLDSTATIIGAMVVAPLMGPAVSASVGTVLDDPVMTRRGIRLQVVGLVAAIVSAAVMGWLLQQTVLIPPGIDIRTIPQIAERTSPNFLSLFLALGSGIAGALSIMRGSGSTLVGVAIAVALVPPAATSGLGIAFGLPGVAIAGAVLIVVNLLAINVSALILFWAAGFKPLDAGAFEGVRASIASRVVVFAVAIAVLSIVLGAVTWTTFQTQSFEQQTRSELRQQFDEADIEGVELVSVTVDYEPVDLLLGNEPRVNVLVGVPRNLAVPPDLAQRWDDQLTAEFDRDVIVRVGFIEAQVSDGKTWERQPVRLTAPTPSP